A region of Nocardioides sp. JS614 DNA encodes the following proteins:
- a CDS encoding ATP-binding protein has product MPLNRPALSLGSGPRGVQDARRWVVGTCHDIGRSELEECAELGVSELVTNSLLHAQPPLSVRVRGTWEHPRVEVRDGSTDVPLMPSPDPQDDDDLLLTFGRGLSIVARCSTAWGVEVEEDGKVVWFVPSTHPGDLVEGVVTGVVAPAHPEPVPDELRIELRGVPLRTFVEFQRHYRELRREVRLLALAHEHEYPLAKDLSDLFGSLERDLREGIGADQIDRALESGDAATDLHVAMPRETAATIGRFIELLDLADAFCREERLLSLARTPEQQRFQRWFLTEFVRQAAGEPPLPCPQAMASDEASSGATAPTHRR; this is encoded by the coding sequence GTGCCACTGAACAGGCCAGCCCTGTCCCTGGGCTCGGGTCCCCGCGGCGTCCAGGACGCACGCCGCTGGGTGGTCGGCACCTGTCACGACATCGGGCGCAGCGAGCTCGAGGAGTGCGCCGAGCTCGGCGTCTCCGAGCTGGTCACCAACTCCCTGCTGCACGCCCAGCCTCCGCTGTCGGTGCGGGTGCGCGGCACCTGGGAGCACCCGCGGGTCGAGGTCCGCGACGGGTCGACCGACGTACCCCTCATGCCGAGCCCCGACCCGCAGGACGATGACGACCTGTTGCTCACCTTCGGCCGCGGCCTGAGCATCGTCGCCCGGTGCTCGACGGCCTGGGGGGTCGAGGTCGAGGAGGACGGCAAGGTCGTGTGGTTCGTCCCGAGCACGCATCCGGGTGACCTGGTCGAGGGCGTGGTGACCGGCGTCGTGGCACCGGCCCACCCGGAGCCCGTGCCCGACGAGCTGCGGATCGAGCTCCGCGGCGTGCCGCTGCGCACGTTCGTGGAGTTCCAGCGGCACTACCGCGAGCTGCGCCGCGAGGTGCGCCTGCTCGCACTGGCCCACGAGCACGAGTACCCGCTCGCCAAGGACCTCTCCGACCTGTTCGGCTCGCTCGAGCGGGACCTGCGCGAGGGGATCGGTGCCGACCAGATCGACCGGGCGCTCGAGTCCGGGGACGCCGCCACCGACCTGCACGTGGCCATGCCCCGCGAGACCGCCGCGACCATCGGCCGCTTCATCGAGCTGCTCGACCTGGCCGACGCGTTCTGCCGGGAGGAGCGGTTGCTCTCGCTGGCCCGCACCCCCGAGCAGCAGCGCTTCCAGCGCTGGTTCCTCACCGAGTTCGTGCGTCAGGCGGCCGGCGAGCCGCCGCTCCCCTGTCCGCAAGCGATGGCCTCCGACGAGGCGAGCTCGGGAGCGACCGCACCGACCCACCGTCGCTGA
- a CDS encoding 3-hydroxyacyl-CoA dehydrogenase family protein translates to MRSVLVVGAGAMGSQIAMVCALAGHQVCLHDVDPAMLERADRELRDRMARQVEKGRRTADDVTAAFERLRVADSLAAAAAAADADLVIEAVVERIEVKSELFAELDRLCPPATILASNSSSFVPSRLAAATGRADRVCNLHFFNPALVMACVEVVPGPETSGQTVASCVDLVESLGKVPVVLEKEIPGFVANRILNAVRDEAIRLYEGGYAGVEAIDTACRTALGYPMGPFELMDLTGIDIGYLTKQARYAETGDPADLPSRSVTELVERGHLGRKTGRGWYTYEGV, encoded by the coding sequence ATGCGCAGCGTCCTGGTCGTGGGTGCGGGGGCGATGGGCTCCCAGATCGCGATGGTCTGCGCCCTCGCGGGCCACCAGGTGTGCCTCCACGACGTCGATCCGGCCATGCTCGAGCGGGCCGATCGCGAGCTGCGCGACCGGATGGCGCGGCAGGTCGAGAAGGGCCGGCGTACCGCCGACGACGTCACGGCCGCGTTCGAGCGGCTGCGGGTGGCGGACTCGCTCGCCGCCGCCGCCGCCGCCGCGGACGCGGACCTCGTGATCGAGGCGGTGGTCGAGAGGATCGAGGTGAAGTCGGAGCTGTTCGCCGAGCTCGACCGGCTCTGCCCGCCGGCCACGATCCTGGCCAGCAACTCCTCGAGCTTCGTGCCGTCCCGGCTCGCGGCCGCGACGGGGCGCGCGGACCGGGTCTGCAACCTGCACTTCTTCAACCCGGCGCTCGTCATGGCCTGCGTCGAGGTGGTGCCCGGACCGGAGACCTCGGGGCAGACGGTCGCGAGCTGCGTGGACCTCGTCGAGTCGCTGGGCAAGGTTCCGGTCGTCCTGGAGAAGGAGATCCCGGGCTTCGTGGCGAACCGGATCCTCAACGCCGTGCGCGACGAGGCGATCCGGCTCTACGAGGGCGGCTACGCCGGTGTCGAGGCCATCGACACCGCCTGCCGGACCGCTCTCGGCTATCCGATGGGACCGTTCGAGCTGATGGACCTCACCGGCATCGACATCGGCTACCTCACCAAGCAGGCTCGGTACGCCGAGACCGGCGACCCTGCCGACCTCCCCAGCCGCAGCGTGACCGAGCTCGTCGAGCGCGGCCACCTCGGCCGCAAGACCGGCCGCGGCTGGTACACCTACGAAGGAGTCTGA
- a CDS encoding cyclohexanecarboxylate-CoA ligase, whose protein sequence is MTFETILTAERIARHTADGHWLDRLITDYLDEHAEATPDRTAFVDARREMTYADLRREVDRCAHGLVELGVRPGDVVSFQLPNWIEWVVVHYACTRIGAISNPLIPIYREREVGFMMGLARSRVLVVPRRFRDFDYPAMVERLRPDLPDLEHVLVVDGDGADSFETFLATPWEERHDPGLLDSLRPDANDVTLLIFTSGTTGEPKGVMHTHNTVVAANAPLPERLGVGADSVIHMASTLAHLTGFLYGARLPVQVGATGVLQDVWDPAEFVRLVEQHRITYTSAATPFLHDLVNVADLADHDLSSLQRFCCMGAPIPRAIVRRARAALPGLVVVGGWGQTENALVTLGVPGDPDEKLIETDGYPWPGMRIRVVDADGAEVPAGTEGRLQVTGPFLFVGYAERLEMTRDSFDGDWFDTGDLAHIDAEGYVSISGRTKDVIIRGGENIPVAYVENVLYENPKIEVVAVVAVPDPRLQERACACVVLKPGVAGFDFAEMQEFLREKGVAKQYWPEFLTVLPELPKTPSGKIQKFHLRDQVAQ, encoded by the coding sequence ATGACCTTCGAGACGATCCTGACCGCCGAGCGGATCGCCCGGCACACCGCGGACGGCCACTGGCTGGACCGGTTGATCACCGACTACCTCGACGAGCACGCCGAGGCGACCCCGGACCGCACCGCGTTCGTCGATGCGCGCCGGGAGATGACGTACGCCGACCTGCGCCGCGAGGTCGACCGCTGCGCGCACGGCCTGGTCGAGCTCGGCGTCCGCCCCGGCGACGTGGTCAGCTTCCAGCTGCCGAACTGGATCGAGTGGGTGGTCGTGCACTACGCGTGCACCCGGATCGGTGCGATCAGCAACCCGCTGATCCCGATCTACCGCGAGCGCGAGGTCGGCTTCATGATGGGCCTGGCGCGCTCGCGGGTGCTGGTCGTGCCGCGCCGGTTCCGGGACTTCGACTACCCCGCGATGGTCGAGCGGCTGCGCCCCGACCTGCCCGATCTCGAGCACGTCCTGGTCGTCGACGGTGACGGTGCCGACTCGTTCGAGACGTTCCTGGCCACCCCGTGGGAGGAGCGGCACGACCCCGGCCTGCTCGACTCGCTGCGGCCGGACGCCAACGACGTCACCCTGCTGATCTTCACCTCCGGCACCACCGGTGAGCCCAAGGGCGTCATGCACACCCACAACACCGTCGTCGCGGCGAACGCACCGCTGCCCGAGCGCCTCGGCGTCGGCGCGGACAGCGTGATCCACATGGCCTCGACGCTGGCGCACCTCACCGGCTTCCTGTACGGCGCTCGGCTGCCCGTCCAGGTCGGCGCGACCGGCGTGCTGCAGGACGTGTGGGATCCGGCCGAGTTCGTGCGGCTCGTCGAGCAGCACCGGATCACCTACACCTCCGCGGCGACGCCGTTCCTCCACGACCTCGTCAACGTCGCCGACCTCGCCGACCACGATCTGTCCAGCCTGCAGCGGTTCTGCTGCATGGGCGCCCCGATCCCGCGGGCCATCGTCCGCCGCGCGCGGGCCGCGCTGCCGGGCCTGGTGGTGGTCGGTGGCTGGGGCCAGACCGAGAACGCGCTCGTCACGCTCGGCGTCCCCGGCGACCCGGACGAGAAGCTGATCGAGACCGACGGCTACCCCTGGCCGGGCATGCGGATCCGGGTCGTCGACGCCGACGGTGCCGAGGTGCCGGCGGGCACCGAGGGCCGGCTCCAGGTGACCGGCCCCTTCCTGTTCGTCGGGTACGCCGAGCGCCTCGAGATGACCCGCGACTCCTTCGACGGCGACTGGTTCGACACCGGCGACCTGGCCCACATCGACGCCGAGGGCTACGTGAGCATCTCCGGGCGCACCAAGGACGTGATCATCCGCGGCGGCGAGAACATCCCCGTCGCCTACGTCGAGAACGTGCTGTACGAGAACCCCAAGATCGAGGTGGTGGCCGTGGTGGCGGTCCCCGACCCGCGACTCCAGGAACGGGCGTGCGCCTGCGTCGTGCTGAAGCCGGGCGTGGCCGGTTTCGACTTCGCCGAGATGCAGGAGTTCCTGCGGGAGAAGGGAGTGGCGAAGCAGTACTGGCCGGAGTTCCTCACCGTCCTGCCCGAGCTCCCCAAGACCCCCAGCGGCAAGATCCAGAAGTTCCACCTGCGCGACCAGGTGGCCCAATGA
- a CDS encoding acyl-CoA dehydrogenase family protein, giving the protein MTQTPLGLFDTDSLVDAETLAIRDTVRRFVDDRVRPEVADWYEAGTVPARELAKELGALGVLGMHLEGYGCAGTTATAYGLACLELEAGDSGVRSLVSVQGSLAMFAIWKHGSEAQKQEWLPRMAAGEAIGCFGLTEPDFGSNPAGMRTRARQEPSGDWVLDGTKMWITNGSVADVAVVWAQTEGGIRGFVVPTDTPGFSAPEIKKKMSLRASVTSELVLDGVRLPADAVLPEVSGLSGPLSCLNEARFGIAFGAVGAARDCLETAIAYTREREIFDKPLAAYQLSQAKLADMTLELGKAMLLALQLGRLKDEGRLRPEQVSLGKLNNVREALAIARESRTLLGAAGITLEYPVLRHANNLESVLTYEGTSEVHQLVIGRALTGEAAFR; this is encoded by the coding sequence ATGACCCAGACCCCGCTCGGCCTCTTCGACACCGACTCCCTCGTCGATGCCGAGACCCTGGCCATCCGCGACACCGTCCGCCGGTTCGTCGACGACCGGGTCCGACCCGAGGTCGCCGACTGGTACGAGGCGGGCACCGTCCCGGCCCGCGAGCTGGCCAAGGAGCTCGGCGCGCTCGGCGTCCTCGGCATGCACCTGGAGGGCTACGGCTGTGCCGGCACCACCGCGACGGCGTACGGCCTGGCCTGCCTCGAGCTCGAGGCAGGCGACTCCGGCGTCCGCTCGCTGGTGTCCGTGCAGGGCTCACTGGCGATGTTCGCGATCTGGAAGCACGGCAGCGAGGCGCAGAAGCAGGAGTGGCTGCCGCGAATGGCCGCGGGTGAGGCGATCGGCTGCTTCGGCCTGACCGAGCCGGACTTCGGCTCGAACCCCGCCGGCATGCGGACCCGCGCCCGCCAGGAGCCCTCGGGCGACTGGGTCCTCGACGGCACCAAGATGTGGATCACCAACGGCTCGGTCGCCGACGTCGCCGTCGTCTGGGCGCAGACCGAGGGTGGCATCCGCGGGTTCGTCGTCCCCACCGACACTCCCGGCTTCTCCGCCCCGGAGATCAAGAAGAAGATGTCGCTGCGCGCCTCGGTGACCAGCGAGCTCGTCCTGGACGGCGTCCGGCTGCCCGCCGACGCGGTGCTGCCCGAGGTGAGCGGCCTGTCCGGCCCGCTGTCCTGCCTGAACGAGGCCCGCTTCGGGATCGCCTTCGGGGCCGTTGGCGCGGCCAGGGACTGCTTGGAGACCGCGATCGCCTACACCCGTGAGCGGGAGATCTTCGACAAGCCGCTCGCGGCGTACCAGCTCTCCCAGGCCAAGCTTGCCGACATGACCCTCGAGCTCGGCAAGGCGATGCTGCTCGCCCTGCAGCTGGGCCGGCTCAAGGACGAGGGGCGGCTGCGCCCCGAGCAGGTCAGCCTCGGCAAGCTCAACAACGTCCGCGAGGCGCTCGCCATCGCCCGCGAGAGCCGCACCCTGCTCGGCGCCGCCGGCATCACGCTGGAGTACCCGGTCCTGCGGCACGCCAACAACCTGGAGTCCGTGCTCACCTACGAGGGCACCAGCGAGGTGCACCAGCTGGTGATCGGCCGCGCTCTCACCGGCGAGGCCGCCTTCCGCTGA
- a CDS encoding enoyl-CoA hydratase/isomerase family protein, with translation MSAGFETLLVEVADGIAVVTVNRPEVRNAVSRQVQADLRAVLDTFRHDDAVEVVVFTGAGDRAFVAGADIAQLRDYTLHTGLASEMQALYDEVEAYEKPTIAAVNGYALGGGCELAMACDLRVASTSARFGLPETNLAVLPGAGGTQRLARLVGVGRALELILTGRLVDAEEARTIGLVTSVVAPEELLPHAREVAGQIRAKGPLAVRLAKLVVRSGMDTDRRTGLVIEQLAQSLLYTTGDKREGAEAFLAKRTPAFRGA, from the coding sequence ATGAGCGCCGGGTTCGAGACGCTGCTGGTCGAGGTCGCCGACGGGATCGCAGTGGTGACCGTCAACCGCCCGGAGGTCCGCAATGCGGTGAGCCGGCAGGTCCAGGCCGACCTCCGCGCCGTCCTCGACACGTTCCGTCACGACGACGCGGTGGAGGTGGTGGTGTTCACCGGCGCGGGCGACCGCGCCTTCGTCGCCGGCGCCGACATCGCCCAGCTGCGCGACTACACGCTGCACACCGGACTCGCCTCGGAGATGCAGGCGCTCTACGACGAGGTCGAGGCCTATGAGAAGCCGACCATCGCCGCGGTCAACGGCTACGCCCTGGGCGGTGGCTGCGAGCTCGCGATGGCGTGCGACCTGCGGGTGGCGTCCACGAGCGCCCGGTTCGGGCTGCCGGAGACCAACCTCGCCGTACTGCCCGGCGCGGGCGGCACCCAGCGGCTCGCCAGGCTGGTCGGCGTGGGGCGTGCCCTCGAGCTGATCCTCACCGGACGGCTCGTCGACGCCGAGGAGGCCCGCACGATCGGGCTGGTCACCTCGGTGGTCGCACCGGAGGAGCTCCTCCCCCACGCCCGCGAGGTGGCCGGGCAGATCCGGGCCAAGGGTCCGCTCGCGGTCCGGCTCGCCAAGCTGGTGGTGCGCTCCGGCATGGACACCGACCGGCGGACCGGCCTGGTCATCGAGCAGCTGGCCCAGTCGCTGCTCTACACCACCGGGGACAAGCGGGAGGGCGCCGAGGCGTTCCTGGCCAAGCGCACCCCTGCGTTCCGGGGGGCCTGA
- a CDS encoding acyl-CoA dehydrogenase family protein, translating to MDLSLNEDQLSFKKLAREFLDAEVVPYRGEWDRRESVDTAIIPKLGDLGFFGLTIPEEYGGLGGDYITYCIGMEELGRADSSVRGIVSVSMGLVGKVILSHGTEEQKHRWLPGIATGRTLACFGLTEPDNGSDAANLRTRAVRDGDDWVLNGAKIFITNGTWADVCLVFARTGEPGPRGVSAFLVPTDLPGFGRQEIHGKLGLRGQATAELSFDNVRVPADAMLGAEGEGFKIAMHSLDKGRVSVGAGCVGIIQGCLEAVVDYSVQRRQFGRQLASFQLIQDMIAEISVEADAARLLVWRAADLIERDQPFGTEASKAKYFASEAAVRAANLAIQAFGGYGYVDEYPVQKYMRDARVMTLYEGTSQIQKLLIGRAETGVSAFL from the coding sequence ATGGACCTGTCACTCAACGAGGACCAGCTCAGCTTCAAGAAGCTGGCCCGCGAGTTCCTCGACGCGGAGGTCGTCCCGTACCGCGGCGAGTGGGACCGCCGTGAGTCGGTCGACACCGCGATCATCCCCAAGCTCGGCGACCTCGGGTTCTTCGGGCTCACCATCCCCGAGGAGTACGGCGGGCTGGGCGGCGACTACATCACCTACTGCATCGGCATGGAGGAGCTCGGCCGCGCCGACTCCTCGGTGCGCGGCATCGTGTCGGTCTCGATGGGCCTGGTCGGGAAGGTGATCCTCTCCCACGGGACCGAGGAGCAGAAGCACCGCTGGCTCCCCGGCATCGCGACCGGCCGGACCCTCGCGTGCTTCGGCCTGACCGAGCCCGACAACGGCTCGGACGCCGCGAACCTGCGGACCCGGGCGGTCCGCGACGGCGACGACTGGGTGCTCAACGGCGCGAAGATCTTCATCACCAACGGCACCTGGGCCGACGTCTGCCTGGTCTTCGCCCGCACCGGCGAGCCCGGCCCCCGCGGGGTGTCGGCGTTCCTCGTGCCGACCGACCTCCCCGGGTTCGGGCGCCAGGAGATCCACGGCAAGCTCGGGCTGCGCGGCCAGGCCACCGCCGAGCTCTCCTTCGACAACGTGCGGGTGCCCGCCGACGCGATGCTCGGCGCGGAGGGCGAGGGCTTCAAGATCGCCATGCACTCGCTGGACAAGGGCCGCGTCTCGGTGGGTGCCGGGTGCGTCGGCATCATCCAGGGCTGCCTCGAGGCGGTCGTCGACTACTCGGTGCAGCGCCGGCAGTTCGGCCGTCAGCTGGCCTCCTTCCAGCTGATCCAGGACATGATCGCGGAGATCTCCGTCGAGGCCGACGCGGCCCGGCTGCTGGTCTGGCGGGCCGCCGACCTGATCGAGCGCGACCAGCCCTTCGGCACCGAGGCCTCCAAGGCGAAGTACTTCGCCAGCGAGGCCGCCGTGCGCGCCGCGAACCTGGCGATCCAGGCGTTCGGCGGCTACGGGTACGTCGACGAGTACCCGGTCCAGAAGTACATGCGCGACGCTCGGGTGATGACGCTGTACGAAGGCACCAGCCAGATCCAGAAGCTGCTCATCGGGCGCGCCGAGACCGGCGTCAGCGCCTTCCTCTGA
- a CDS encoding NAD(P)/FAD-dependent oxidoreductase: protein MAGTEARPVEAAAAQHRHRVVVIGSGFGGLFGTKALRRVDVDVTMVAKTTHHLFQPLLYQVATGILSQGEIAPPTREVLSSQRNVTVLLGEVSGIDLAARTVTSQVLGRPTVTPYDSLIVAAGAGQSYFGNDQFAEYAPGMKSIDDALELRGRIFGAFELAELGAARGDHIDHLLTFVVVGAGPTGVEMAGQIAELAHRTLRKDFHHINTRTARVILVDAAPQVLPPFGAKLGAKTKTELEKLGVEVVLGAMVTDVDERGIEMKFKDGRVERVDTVTKIWAAGVQASPLGRTLSEQTGAPLDRAGRIAVNPDLTLPGHPEVFVVGDMIALDNLPGVAQVAIQGARYAAEEIERRLRSKPSQGPFKYFDKGSMAIISRFRAVAMIGRVRVTGVLAWLMWLGLHLVYITGFKSRVTALLHWAVSFVGRGRAERTTTEQQIFARSALGRLEHGAADLVSDPGAYDATRELLETTRRAELEAQALEEARLTDAGERGVRTGDRAG from the coding sequence ATGGCAGGCACCGAGGCCCGGCCGGTCGAAGCCGCGGCGGCGCAGCACCGGCACCGGGTGGTCGTCATCGGATCCGGGTTCGGAGGGCTGTTCGGGACCAAGGCACTGCGCCGGGTCGACGTGGACGTGACGATGGTCGCGAAGACCACGCACCACCTGTTCCAGCCGCTGCTCTACCAGGTCGCGACCGGGATCCTCAGCCAGGGCGAGATCGCGCCGCCCACCCGCGAGGTCCTCAGCAGTCAGCGGAACGTCACCGTGCTGCTGGGCGAGGTCAGCGGGATCGACCTCGCCGCGCGGACCGTCACCTCCCAGGTCCTGGGCCGTCCGACGGTGACGCCGTACGACTCCCTGATCGTGGCCGCGGGCGCCGGCCAGTCCTACTTCGGCAACGACCAGTTCGCCGAGTACGCGCCCGGGATGAAGAGCATCGACGACGCGCTCGAGCTGCGCGGCCGGATCTTCGGCGCCTTCGAGCTGGCCGAGCTCGGGGCCGCGCGCGGCGACCACATCGACCACCTGCTCACGTTCGTGGTGGTCGGCGCCGGCCCGACGGGCGTGGAGATGGCCGGGCAGATCGCCGAGCTCGCGCACCGCACCCTGCGCAAGGACTTCCACCACATCAACACCCGCACCGCCCGGGTGATCCTCGTCGACGCCGCCCCGCAGGTGCTGCCGCCGTTCGGGGCGAAGCTCGGGGCGAAGACCAAGACCGAGCTGGAGAAGCTCGGCGTCGAGGTGGTGCTCGGCGCGATGGTGACCGACGTCGACGAGCGCGGCATCGAGATGAAGTTCAAGGACGGCCGGGTCGAGCGGGTCGACACCGTCACCAAGATCTGGGCCGCGGGGGTCCAGGCCAGCCCGCTGGGCCGCACCCTCTCCGAGCAGACCGGCGCGCCCCTCGACCGGGCCGGCCGGATCGCCGTCAACCCCGACCTGACCCTGCCCGGGCACCCCGAGGTGTTCGTGGTCGGCGACATGATCGCCCTGGACAACCTCCCCGGCGTCGCGCAGGTCGCGATCCAGGGAGCGAGGTACGCCGCCGAGGAGATCGAGCGGCGGCTGCGGTCCAAGCCCTCGCAGGGGCCGTTCAAGTACTTCGACAAGGGTTCGATGGCGATCATCAGCCGGTTCCGCGCGGTCGCGATGATCGGCCGGGTCCGGGTCACCGGGGTGCTCGCCTGGCTGATGTGGCTGGGCCTGCACCTGGTGTACATCACCGGCTTCAAGAGCCGGGTCACGGCGCTGCTGCACTGGGCGGTCTCGTTCGTCGGCCGCGGCCGGGCCGAGCGGACGACCACCGAGCAGCAGATCTTCGCGCGCAGCGCGCTCGGCCGGCTCGAGCACGGCGCCGCCGACCTGGTCTCCGACCCCGGGGCGTACGACGCCACCCGGGAGCTGCTCGAGACCACGCGCCGGGCCGAGCTCGAGGCGCAGGCCCTCGAGGAGGCGCGGCTCACCGATGCCGGCGAACGGGGCGTGAGGACCGGCGACCGCGCCGGCTGA
- a CDS encoding metallopeptidase family protein — translation MPIEMAPEEFDALVDRALDEIPDEIAALVRNVVVLVEAEAPPDDPDLLGLYDGIALTERWGNPMMELPDRILIFRGPLLDMCDTEEQLVDEVRITVVHEIAHHFGIDDDRLHDLGYA, via the coding sequence ATGCCGATCGAGATGGCGCCCGAGGAGTTCGACGCGCTGGTCGACCGCGCCCTCGACGAGATCCCCGACGAGATCGCCGCGCTGGTCCGCAACGTGGTCGTGCTGGTCGAGGCCGAGGCGCCGCCGGACGATCCGGACCTGCTCGGGCTCTACGACGGGATCGCGCTGACCGAGCGGTGGGGCAACCCGATGATGGAGCTGCCGGACCGGATCCTGATCTTCCGGGGTCCGCTGCTCGACATGTGCGACACCGAGGAGCAGCTGGTCGACGAGGTGCGGATCACGGTGGTGCACGAGATCGCCCACCACTTCGGGATCGACGACGACCGGCTGCACGACCTCGGGTACGCCTGA
- a CDS encoding GNAT family N-acetyltransferase — protein MTDLSVPDVRFQPSWAAAMAEYADAGEEQPHGSGLWDLDHVDVTVAGCGEVVAHLLAQRDPATELPEGRVHCTYLWITEPGAGGPEFVGYLALRHTLTPWLLEEGGHIGYSVRPSRRRQGHASRALVLALDRAAALGLDRVLLTVDEDNAGSRAVIERAGGVYEDSRRGKRRYWIAAGRPADNPAGSPVSAAGSAPRSAGRGAPA, from the coding sequence GTGACCGACCTCTCCGTCCCCGACGTGCGGTTCCAGCCCTCCTGGGCGGCGGCGATGGCCGAGTACGCCGACGCCGGCGAGGAGCAGCCGCACGGGTCGGGGCTCTGGGACCTCGACCACGTCGACGTCACGGTCGCCGGCTGCGGCGAGGTCGTCGCCCACCTGCTCGCCCAGCGCGACCCGGCCACCGAGCTGCCCGAGGGCAGGGTGCACTGCACCTATCTCTGGATCACCGAGCCGGGGGCCGGTGGGCCGGAGTTCGTCGGCTACCTGGCACTCCGGCACACCCTCACCCCCTGGCTGCTCGAGGAGGGCGGCCACATCGGCTACTCCGTACGCCCCTCCCGCCGTCGCCAGGGGCACGCCTCGAGGGCCCTGGTGCTGGCGCTCGACCGGGCCGCGGCGCTCGGCCTGGACCGGGTGCTGCTCACCGTGGATGAGGACAACGCCGGCTCCCGGGCCGTCATCGAGCGGGCCGGCGGGGTCTACGAGGACAGCCGCCGTGGCAAGCGCCGCTACTGGATCGCGGCCGGCCGCCCGGCCGACAACCCGGCCGGCAGCCCGGTCAGCGCGGCAGGTAGTGCACCTCGGAGCGCCGGGCGTGGAGCACCCGCATGA
- a CDS encoding PaaI family thioesterase: protein MPGYVQDNITAEELERQKALYGPFTQAVRELVDATIRTEVDDDEIRAVRAEVEALTARLRARQLDGPYGVRFGATGRGRPWGNSVVGLRNAIAPPLVIDHDDTGRAWSDFHLGAAYEGPPGLVHGGVSALILDQMLGEAAGAGGKPGMTGTLTLRYRRGTPLGDLRAEAWIERSEGIKTWARGHLRDAEGVTVEAEGLFILPRWAREAIAAHRAAGGDGPATPTPSYFE, encoded by the coding sequence GTGCCCGGATACGTGCAGGACAACATCACCGCCGAGGAGCTCGAGCGCCAGAAGGCGCTCTACGGTCCTTTCACCCAGGCCGTGCGCGAGCTGGTGGACGCCACCATCCGCACCGAGGTCGACGACGACGAGATCCGGGCGGTCCGGGCCGAGGTCGAGGCGCTGACGGCGCGGCTGCGGGCCCGGCAGCTCGACGGGCCCTACGGCGTGCGCTTCGGGGCGACCGGCCGGGGGCGGCCGTGGGGGAACTCGGTGGTCGGGCTGCGCAACGCGATCGCCCCGCCGCTGGTGATCGACCACGACGACACCGGCCGGGCCTGGTCGGACTTCCACCTGGGGGCGGCGTACGAGGGGCCGCCCGGGCTGGTGCACGGCGGGGTGTCCGCGCTGATCCTGGACCAGATGCTCGGCGAGGCGGCCGGCGCCGGCGGCAAGCCGGGGATGACCGGCACGCTCACCCTGCGCTACCGGCGCGGGACACCGCTGGGCGACCTGCGCGCCGAGGCGTGGATCGAGCGCAGCGAGGGGATCAAGACCTGGGCCCGGGGCCACCTGCGCGACGCTGAGGGCGTCACCGTCGAGGCGGAGGGGCTGTTCATCCTGCCGCGCTGGGCCCGCGAGGCGATCGCCGCCCACCGGGCCGCCGGTGGGGACGGGCCCGCCACGCCGACCCCGAGCTACTTCGAGTAG
- a CDS encoding SDR family NAD(P)-dependent oxidoreductase, whose product MGKLDSKIAVVTGAGQGIGKAIATKLAAEGATVVVTDVDHQAAKETAAALDHGAIGLHADVTDRTSVDAMVDEVVATFGRIDVLVNNAGWDKGEAFVDSEPETWDRIIGINLYGVLNTSKKVLPIMAAQGSGSVVNIGSDAGRVGSSGEAVYSAAKGGVIAFSKATAREMARSQVNVNCVCPGPTDTALFASMGGDKLREALVKAIPFRRLGQPEDLANVVAFLASDEAGFVTGQTVSVSGGLTMS is encoded by the coding sequence ATGGGCAAGCTCGACTCCAAGATCGCGGTCGTCACCGGCGCCGGACAGGGCATCGGCAAGGCGATCGCCACGAAGCTGGCGGCTGAGGGCGCCACCGTGGTGGTGACCGACGTCGACCACCAGGCCGCGAAGGAGACCGCCGCGGCACTCGACCACGGTGCGATCGGCCTGCACGCCGACGTCACCGATCGCACCTCCGTCGACGCGATGGTCGACGAGGTGGTCGCGACCTTCGGGCGGATCGACGTACTCGTCAACAACGCCGGCTGGGACAAGGGCGAGGCGTTCGTCGACTCCGAGCCGGAGACGTGGGACCGGATCATCGGCATCAACCTCTACGGCGTGCTCAACACCTCCAAGAAGGTGCTGCCGATCATGGCCGCGCAGGGCTCCGGGAGCGTGGTCAACATCGGGTCGGACGCCGGCCGGGTGGGCTCGTCGGGCGAGGCCGTCTACTCGGCGGCCAAGGGCGGCGTCATCGCGTTCAGCAAGGCCACGGCCCGGGAGATGGCCCGCAGCCAGGTCAACGTCAACTGCGTCTGCCCGGGACCCACCGACACCGCGCTGTTCGCCTCCATGGGCGGGGACAAGCTCCGCGAGGCGCTCGTCAAGGCCATCCCGTTCCGCCGGCTCGGGCAGCCCGAGGACCTCGCGAACGTGGTCGCCTTCCTGGCCTCCGACGAGGCCGGCTTCGTCACCGGACAGACCGTCAGCGTCAGCGGCGGCCTCACGATGTCTTGA